A genomic window from Euwallacea fornicatus isolate EFF26 chromosome 30, ASM4011564v1, whole genome shotgun sequence includes:
- the Vps52 gene encoding vacuolar protein sorting-associated protein 52 homolog, with protein sequence MTTKNEYVQISGPTDKEDIPSSDHVVQEILNTFTDLRDYSKEIENELFITKEETEKVYLEESRNIASLHVQIKSCDSILERMENMLVKFQNDLGSINKEIVTLQRKSISMSQELTNRQAIRGQLSQFIDDISVPETLIISILDLPVNDQKFIAQLHILNHKIGFVKEQTGKDSKEIKACQDVSEVLGMLRTKAMSKIRSYLLEQVGKFKKPLTNYQIPQNTLLKNKFLFRFLHIHEEARATDVSSYYVDTISKIYMSYFKSYEGRMMKLSYEESPTKDDLMGIEDTATRSLFNKSLKNKATVFTIGNRGDVLAQQLEAPIIVPHAETKNKYSYEAIFRSIQYALVDNACREYLFVCEFFGLKNEEAIGFFYTIMGKTLEMLQKNLDHYLTNCYDSIAVFLCFHLVLRYKLMCHKRCVPALDQHWDELEKLLLSRFEYITRLNINSIRDCDVTKFNLEKGPHYIARRYAEFSAAIVGISENFPNELVTKLLAEMQEEVEMFIFRMAGVFTERKDQLIFLINNYDMILSIIMERTRDNCKEAETFKSRLAAKSGEYAEQILFPHFGELIQYVKECEYYFEHAKLDELKTLESKSLDIVTNFTQNWKKSLEDLNREVLLSFPSLVTGASLLQLALTQFVQYYHRFHKLLAPNVRSQLVNIHLIMVEMKKYRTQF encoded by the exons atgactACTAAAAACGAATACGTACAGATATCAGGTCCCACAGATAAAGAAGACATACCTAGTAGTGATCACGTTGTTCAGGAAATATTGAACACTTTCACTGACCTGAGAGACTACtccaaagaaatcgaaaatgaACTTTTCATTACTAAGGAAGAGACTGAAAAAGTGTATCTAGAGGAGAGCCGAAACATAGCCAGTTTGcatgttcaaataaaatcctGTGACTCTATACTAGAGAGAATGGAGAACATGCTGGTGAAGTTCCAAAATGACTTGGGGTCCATCAATAAAGAGATTGTCACATTGCAAAGAAAGTCAATTTCTATGAGCCAAGAACTGACTAATCGACAGGCTATTCGAGGCCAGTTAAGCCAATTTATTGATGATATATCTGTCCCTGAAACACTTATTATATCAATCTTAGATTTACCAGTAAACGACCAGAAATTTATTGCACAGCTTCATATCCTCAACCATAAAATTGGCTTTGTTAAGGAACAAACTGGCAAGGACTCTAAAGAGATCAAAGCTTGTCAAGATGTGAGTGAGGTCCTTGGAATGCTCAGAACTAAGGCTATGTCCAAAATCCGAAGCTATTTATTGGAACAAGtgggaaaatttaagaaaccaCTGACAAATTATCAAATTCCACAAAATACCTTGTTAAAGAATAAATTCCTATTCCGGTTTCTTCACATTCATGAGGAGGCTAGGGCTACAGATGTTTCAAGTTACTATGTGGACACTATAAGTAAAATCTACATGTCCTACTTTAAATCATATGAGGGGAGAATGATGAAGTTGTCATATGAGGAAAGTCCCACTAAAGATGATTTGATGGGTATTGAAGATACAGCTACCAGGAGcttgtttaataaaagtttgaaGAATAAGGCCACAGTTTTTACCATTGGGAATCGAGGGGATGTTTTAGCCCAACAGCTGGAGGCCCCCATTATAGTGCCTCATGCAGAGACTAAAAACAAA TATTCTTATGAGGCCATATTCAGAAGTATCCAATATGCCTTGGTGGACAATGCATGTAGAGAGTATTTGTTTGTGTGTGAGTTTTTTGgattgaaaaatgaagaagcCATAGGGTTCTTCTATACCATTATGGGGAAGACTTTGGAGATGCTTCAG aaaAATCTAGACCATTATCTAACAAACTGCTATGATTCAATAGCAGTATTCCTATGTTTCCATTTGGTCCTCAGGTATAAGTTAATGTGTCACAAAAGATGCGTCCCTGCTTTAGACCAGCATTGGGACGAATTAGAGAAACTATTACTCTCCAGATTCGAGTATATAACGCGTTTAAACATTAACAGTATACGAGACTGCGATGTGACTAAATTTAACCTGGAGAAAGGGCCGCATTAC ATCGCTCGTAGATATGCGGAATTTAGCGCCGCAATTGTGGGTATTAGTGAGAATTTTCCCAATGAATTGGTAACTAAACTCCTAGCGGAAATGCAAGAGGAGGTTGAAATGTTTATATTCCGAATGGCAGGAGTTTTTACTGAGCGTAAAGACCAACTAATTTTCCTCATTAACAACTATGACATGATACTTAGCATTATTATGGAAAGGACTAGGGATAATTGCAAAGAAGCTGAAACTTTCAAATCTCGGCTTGCCGCCAAGAGCGGAGAGTACgcggaacaaattttattcccTCATTTCGGGGAGTTAATCCAGTATGTCAAAGAGTGTGAGTATTATTTCGAACATGCCAAATTAGACGAGTTAAAGACGCTGGAATCAAAGTCGCTGGATATCGTCACGAATTTCACGCAGAATTGGAAAAAGTCTTTGGAGGATTTGAACCGAGAAGTGTTGCTGTCGTTTCCTAGTCTCGTTACTGGGGCGAGTTTACTTCAATTAGCGTTAACACAATTCGTTCAATATTATCACAGATTTCACAAATTATTAGCTCCCAATGTTAGGTCGCAATTGGTTAATATACATTTGATTATGGtagaaatgaagaaatatagaactcaattttaa
- the EndoB gene encoding endophilin-B1 isoform X4, with protein MDFNFKNIVKDAGTALSRVVQFTEEKLGKSEKTELDAHFENLCERAECTRKYTEKLAKDVEAVLVPNPGFRIEDFVYEKIEKQRPSRLTNLEYMGLDMVEAGTYLGPASAYGSALIKVGQWEQKLGQTERDFIGSASMCYTQPLRKFLDTEMKAILKEQSSLELKRLDLDACKNRVRKARSMLGQSNAERDLRIAQSEFDRQTEITKLLLEGLSSSHAAHLRCLYEFVDMQARFYSQCTTIMTDLQRELSNFRQPSPMLRLNSEDLEPLASNKCDESFTSVPIKSSQNSEP; from the exons ATggattttaactttaaaaacatCGTAAAAGACGCCGGTACGGCCTTAAGTAGAGTAGTACAG TTTACTGAAGAGAAATTGGGCAAATCTGAGAAAACCGAGCTAGATGCTCATTTTGAGAATCTTTGTGAACGAGCAGAATGCACTCGGAAGTACACAGAAAAACTTGCTAAAGATGTTGAGGCAGTTTTGGTCCCAAATCCAGGTTTCCGAATTGAGGACTTTGTGTATGAGAAGATAGAGAAGCAGCGCCCCTCAAGGCTAACTAATCTGGAGTATATGG GACTTGACATGGTTGAAGCAGGCACATATTTAGGACCTGCCAGTGCCTATGGAAGTGCATTGATTAAAGTAGGGCAATGGGAGCAAAAATTGGGACAAACAGAAAGGGATTTTATTGGGTCTGCGAGTATGTGTTACACACAACCATTGAGGAAGTTTTTGGACACCGAAATGAAGGCTATTTTGAAGGAGCAGAGTAGTTTAGAACTGAAGAG ATTAGATCTAGATGCGTGTAAAAACCGCGTCAGAAAAGCACGCAGTATGTTAGGACAAAGCAAT GCGGAGAGAGACTTGAGAATTGCCCAGTCTGAATTCGACCGGCAAACTGAAATTACGAAACTTTTACTAGAGGGACTCAGTTCCTCCCATGCAGCGCATTTGAGGTGCTTATACGAGTTTGTCGATATGCAGGCTCGGTTTTATTCTCAATGTACAACGATTATGACAGATTTACAACGGGAACTATCAAA cTTTCGTCAGCCGAGCCCAATGTTACGTCTTAATAGCGAGGACTTGGAGCCTCTGGCTTCTAATAAATGTGACGAATCATTTACCTCTGTTCCCATTAAGTCTTCCCAAAACTCTGAACCATAG
- the LOC136347749 gene encoding Golgi integral membrane protein 4-like, translating into MASMGLSSSSTRVIRGPKTKLFLYLCAVIVIVGLIACYNSSLSQLEEASKANVLCRQQQENLSTQLQVISDYKLKLEKGLKSEKAEHQQNKNEWEMKVNEEKNRGQKLTKDALLKYNSLNQHYKLLQSQFDDFKEDSGGTQKKQLEEINSLQSKLKEIEEELKKVKASKENIKSQFTELELENIELKKDLQKASETESQRTIKLYSEEYRILSEKYNNLRKKCGETVKDSPIKSLKGETIKPSEKAALNLPDLKMAENPSSSTKAGPKVSSAALNGALPLHQPSVTPETVKKEMNLKPPQGVVEPPENRENQNEQPQLVDLKKPEKADDPDKDNAAQEEFDGPFNNMELGFADEGVKQNLNGDQRNQVNVDSKKHDEQDYKDLQREEEGGDDDIDDYEQARGEAAVRN; encoded by the exons ATGGCCTCTATGGGTCTAAGCTCGTCCAGTACCCGGGTGATTCGAGGCCCCAAAACTAAACTGTTCTTATATCTCTGTGCCGTAATAGTTATAGTGGGGCTAATAGCCTGCTACAACAGCTCCCTTTCTCAGTTAGAAGAAGCCTCAAAAGCCAATGTTTTATGCCGCCAGCAGCAAGAGAATTTGTCTACACAGTTGCAAG TTATCTCAGACTATAAATTGAAACTAGAAAAAGGTTTGAAGAGTGAGAAAGCAGAGcatcaacaaaataaaaacgaatggGAAATGAAAGTCAATGaggaaaaaaatcgaggaCAAAAGTTAACTAAAGATGCCCTGCTAAAGTATAATTCACTTAACCAACATTACAAATTGCTGCAG AGTCAATTTGATGATTTCAAAGAAGACAGTGGGGGaacccaaaaaaaacagttagaGGAAATTAATAGTTTACAATCAAAGCTAAAGGAAATTGaggaggaattaaaaaaagtcaaagcctccaaagaaaatattaag agcCAATTTACAGAATTagaattagaaaatatagaattaaaaaaagatctgCAAAAAGCTAGCGAAACTGAATCTCAAAGGACCATTAAGTTGTATTCTGAAGAATACcgaattttaagtgaaaaatataacaacTTAAGG AAAAAATgtggagaaacagttaaagATTCCCctataaaatcattaaaaggCGAAACCATCAAACCCTCAGAAAAAGCAGCTTTAAATCTGCCTGATTTGAAAATGGCAGAGAATCCCAGCAGTTCTACAAAGGCAGGACCAAAAGTATCTTCAGCTGCTTTAAATGGGGCTTTACCTTTGCATCAACCAAGTGTGACACCAGAAACTgtcaaaaaagaaatgaatttgaaaCCCCCTCAAGGCGTAGTTGAGCCACCAGAAAACAGGGAGAACCAAAATGAACAGCCACAGTTAGTAGATCTAAAAAAGCCAGAAAAAG cCGATGATCCTGATAAAGATAATGCAGCCCAGGAAGAGTTTGATGGGCCCTTCAACAATATGGAACTTGGGTTTGCTGATGAAGGGGTGAAACAGAATTTAAATGGTGATCAAAGGAACCAAGTTAATGTTGATAGTAAAAAGCACGATGAGCAGGATTACAAGGACCTTCAGCGAGAAGAAGAAGGTGGTGATG ATGACATTGACGATTATGAGCAAGCTCGAGGAGAAGCTGCAGTTCGTAATTAG
- the EndoB gene encoding endophilin-B1 isoform X3, with the protein MDFNFKNIVKDAGTALSRVVQFTEEKLGKSEKTELDAHFENLCERAECTRKYTEKLAKDVEAVLVPNPGFRIEDFVYEKIEKQRPSRLTNLEYMGLDMVEAGTYLGPASAYGSALIKVGQWEQKLGQTERDFIGSASMCYTQPLRKFLDTEMKAILKEQSSLELKRLDLDACKNRVRKARSMLGQSNGKEEVPPEILLEQAERDLRIAQSEFDRQTEITKLLLEGLSSSHAAHLRCLYEFVDMQARFYSQCTTIMTDLQRELSNFRQPSPMLRLNSEDLEPLASNKCDESFTSVPIKSSQNSEP; encoded by the exons ATggattttaactttaaaaacatCGTAAAAGACGCCGGTACGGCCTTAAGTAGAGTAGTACAG TTTACTGAAGAGAAATTGGGCAAATCTGAGAAAACCGAGCTAGATGCTCATTTTGAGAATCTTTGTGAACGAGCAGAATGCACTCGGAAGTACACAGAAAAACTTGCTAAAGATGTTGAGGCAGTTTTGGTCCCAAATCCAGGTTTCCGAATTGAGGACTTTGTGTATGAGAAGATAGAGAAGCAGCGCCCCTCAAGGCTAACTAATCTGGAGTATATGG GACTTGACATGGTTGAAGCAGGCACATATTTAGGACCTGCCAGTGCCTATGGAAGTGCATTGATTAAAGTAGGGCAATGGGAGCAAAAATTGGGACAAACAGAAAGGGATTTTATTGGGTCTGCGAGTATGTGTTACACACAACCATTGAGGAAGTTTTTGGACACCGAAATGAAGGCTATTTTGAAGGAGCAGAGTAGTTTAGAACTGAAGAG ATTAGATCTAGATGCGTGTAAAAACCGCGTCAGAAAAGCACGCAGTATGTTAGGACAAAGCAAT GGAAAAGAGGAGGTACCTCCTGAAATCCTTTTGGAACAG GCGGAGAGAGACTTGAGAATTGCCCAGTCTGAATTCGACCGGCAAACTGAAATTACGAAACTTTTACTAGAGGGACTCAGTTCCTCCCATGCAGCGCATTTGAGGTGCTTATACGAGTTTGTCGATATGCAGGCTCGGTTTTATTCTCAATGTACAACGATTATGACAGATTTACAACGGGAACTATCAAA cTTTCGTCAGCCGAGCCCAATGTTACGTCTTAATAGCGAGGACTTGGAGCCTCTGGCTTCTAATAAATGTGACGAATCATTTACCTCTGTTCCCATTAAGTCTTCCCAAAACTCTGAACCATAG
- the RpS18 gene encoding small ribosomal subunit protein uS13, with amino-acid sequence MSLVIPEKFQHILRILGTNIDGKRKVMFALTAIKGVGRRYSNIVLKKADVDLDKRAGECSDEEVEKIITIMSNPRQYKIPDWFLNRQKDIVDGKYNQLTSSSLDSKLREDLERMKKIRAHRGMRHYWGLRVRGQHTKTTGRRGRTVGVSKKK; translated from the exons ATG TCGCTGGTCATTCCAGAGAAGTTCCAACACATTCTCCGTATTCTCGGAACCAACATTGATGGTAAGAGAAAGGTGATGTTCGCCTTAACTGCCATCAAAGGAGTTGGGAGGCGGTATTCCAATATTGTCTTGAAAAAGGCAGATGTTGATTTGGATAAAAGGGCCGGCGAATGCTCCGATGAGGAAGTAGAGAAAATTATCACAATTATGTCTAATCCTAGGCAGTACAAAATTCCCGACTGGTTTCTTAATAGGCAAAAAGATATAGTCGATGGAAAGTATAATCAG CTCACCTCCTCATCGTTGGACTCGAAACTTCGTGAAGATTTAGAACGCATGAAGAAGATCCGTGCCCATAGAGGGATGAGACACTACTGGGGTCTCCGTGTACGTGGTCAACACACCAAAACCACGGGACGTCGTGGACGCACTGTGGGTGTatccaaaaagaaataa
- the EndoB gene encoding endophilin-B1 isoform X1 has translation MDFNFKNIVKDAGTALSRVVQFTEEKLGKSEKTELDAHFENLCERAECTRKYTEKLAKDVEAVLVPNPGFRIEDFVYEKIEKQRPSRLTNLEYMGLDMVEAGTYLGPASAYGSALIKVGQWEQKLGQTERDFIGSASMCYTQPLRKFLDTEMKAILKEQSSLELKRLDLDACKNRVRKARSMLGQSNGKEEVPPEILLEQAERDLRIAQSEFDRQTEITKLLLEGLSSSHAAHLRCLYEFVDMQARFYSQCTTIMTDLQRELSNLACSTAPNTSTFTISDESCDNSDGKKAKVLCDYEAKDADELSVKANEIITVKYKPGDDYGWGEIATSGIIGKIPMAFLEILN, from the exons ATggattttaactttaaaaacatCGTAAAAGACGCCGGTACGGCCTTAAGTAGAGTAGTACAG TTTACTGAAGAGAAATTGGGCAAATCTGAGAAAACCGAGCTAGATGCTCATTTTGAGAATCTTTGTGAACGAGCAGAATGCACTCGGAAGTACACAGAAAAACTTGCTAAAGATGTTGAGGCAGTTTTGGTCCCAAATCCAGGTTTCCGAATTGAGGACTTTGTGTATGAGAAGATAGAGAAGCAGCGCCCCTCAAGGCTAACTAATCTGGAGTATATGG GACTTGACATGGTTGAAGCAGGCACATATTTAGGACCTGCCAGTGCCTATGGAAGTGCATTGATTAAAGTAGGGCAATGGGAGCAAAAATTGGGACAAACAGAAAGGGATTTTATTGGGTCTGCGAGTATGTGTTACACACAACCATTGAGGAAGTTTTTGGACACCGAAATGAAGGCTATTTTGAAGGAGCAGAGTAGTTTAGAACTGAAGAG ATTAGATCTAGATGCGTGTAAAAACCGCGTCAGAAAAGCACGCAGTATGTTAGGACAAAGCAAT GGAAAAGAGGAGGTACCTCCTGAAATCCTTTTGGAACAG GCGGAGAGAGACTTGAGAATTGCCCAGTCTGAATTCGACCGGCAAACTGAAATTACGAAACTTTTACTAGAGGGACTCAGTTCCTCCCATGCAGCGCATTTGAGGTGCTTATACGAGTTTGTCGATATGCAGGCTCGGTTTTATTCTCAATGTACAACGATTATGACAGATTTACAACGGGAACTATCAAA TTTAGCCTGTAGCACTGCCCCAAACACCTCCACATTTACAATTAGCGATGAGTCATGTGACAATAGTGACGGAAAGAAGGCGAAAGTCCTGTGCGATTATGAGGCCAAAGATGCCGATGAGCTGAGCGTAAAAGCTAATGAA ATAATTACAGTCAAATATAAGCCTGGTGACGATTATGGATGGGGAGAAATAGCTACATCTGGCATAATTGGTAAAATTCCCATGgcgtttttggaaattttgaattaa
- the EndoB gene encoding endophilin-B1 isoform X2, with product MDFNFKNIVKDAGTALSRVVQFTEEKLGKSEKTELDAHFENLCERAECTRKYTEKLAKDVEAVLVPNPGFRIEDFVYEKIEKQRPSRLTNLEYMGLDMVEAGTYLGPASAYGSALIKVGQWEQKLGQTERDFIGSASMCYTQPLRKFLDTEMKAILKEQSSLELKRLDLDACKNRVRKARSMLGQSNAERDLRIAQSEFDRQTEITKLLLEGLSSSHAAHLRCLYEFVDMQARFYSQCTTIMTDLQRELSNLACSTAPNTSTFTISDESCDNSDGKKAKVLCDYEAKDADELSVKANEIITVKYKPGDDYGWGEIATSGIIGKIPMAFLEILN from the exons ATggattttaactttaaaaacatCGTAAAAGACGCCGGTACGGCCTTAAGTAGAGTAGTACAG TTTACTGAAGAGAAATTGGGCAAATCTGAGAAAACCGAGCTAGATGCTCATTTTGAGAATCTTTGTGAACGAGCAGAATGCACTCGGAAGTACACAGAAAAACTTGCTAAAGATGTTGAGGCAGTTTTGGTCCCAAATCCAGGTTTCCGAATTGAGGACTTTGTGTATGAGAAGATAGAGAAGCAGCGCCCCTCAAGGCTAACTAATCTGGAGTATATGG GACTTGACATGGTTGAAGCAGGCACATATTTAGGACCTGCCAGTGCCTATGGAAGTGCATTGATTAAAGTAGGGCAATGGGAGCAAAAATTGGGACAAACAGAAAGGGATTTTATTGGGTCTGCGAGTATGTGTTACACACAACCATTGAGGAAGTTTTTGGACACCGAAATGAAGGCTATTTTGAAGGAGCAGAGTAGTTTAGAACTGAAGAG ATTAGATCTAGATGCGTGTAAAAACCGCGTCAGAAAAGCACGCAGTATGTTAGGACAAAGCAAT GCGGAGAGAGACTTGAGAATTGCCCAGTCTGAATTCGACCGGCAAACTGAAATTACGAAACTTTTACTAGAGGGACTCAGTTCCTCCCATGCAGCGCATTTGAGGTGCTTATACGAGTTTGTCGATATGCAGGCTCGGTTTTATTCTCAATGTACAACGATTATGACAGATTTACAACGGGAACTATCAAA TTTAGCCTGTAGCACTGCCCCAAACACCTCCACATTTACAATTAGCGATGAGTCATGTGACAATAGTGACGGAAAGAAGGCGAAAGTCCTGTGCGATTATGAGGCCAAAGATGCCGATGAGCTGAGCGTAAAAGCTAATGAA ATAATTACAGTCAAATATAAGCCTGGTGACGATTATGGATGGGGAGAAATAGCTACATCTGGCATAATTGGTAAAATTCCCATGgcgtttttggaaattttgaattaa